GGGTGGGCCGCTGGCTGGACGCGGCCGGCGGTGACCCGCGGCTGGCCGTGTCGTTCGAGCCGGTGCTGCCACCGCTGCTGGCCGGCGCGACGAGCGCCGGCGCGACCGTGCCCGGCGGCGAGCTGAAGCTGCCCGGGGGGATCACCGCGGCGCAGGTGACGGCGCTCGGCGCGGCGGCGCCGGGGGAGTCGCCGGCGGCGGCCCGGGCGGCCGCCTGCTTCGCCGACCTGGTGCGGGTCCAGGATCTGATGGACCGCGTCGCCGAGGGCACGCCGGAGGAGGAGACCGAGGACGACGACGCCCCGGCCACCGCGACCGGCGGCGGCGCGCCGCACGCCGACTTCCTGGCCGACGAGGTCACCGGCGGCGCCGCCGACGACCTGTCCCGGATCCGCAACGCCGCCGACCGGGCCAAGTCGCTGACCGGGCAGCTGCTGCTGTTCGCCAAGCGGGAGCCCACCCAGGTGGAGATCGTCGACCTGAACCAGGTGGTCATCGAGGCCGACGAGCTGCTCAGCCGGACCATCGGCGAGAACATCCGGCTGGTCAGCCGTCCCGCCGCCGGGTCGATGCCGGTGCGCGCGAACCGCGGGCGGCTCGACCAGATCCTGCTCAACCTGGTGATCAACGCGCGGGACGCGATGCCGGACGGCGGCGTGGTGGTGGTCGAGACGGACTGCGTGGAGACCGAGGGCATCGTGTTCGCCCGGCTGACCGTGAGCGACACCGGCACCGGGATGACCGCCGAGGTCCGGGACCGGCTCTTCGAACCGTTCTTCACCACCAAGCCCGCCGACCGGGGGACCGGGCTGGGGCTGTCCACCGTCTACGGCATCGTCGGGGAGGCGAACGGGCACATCGGGGTCGAGTCGGCGCCCGGGGTCGGCACCACGTTCCGCATCCTGCTGCCGTCGGCCGCCGCGCCGGTCCGCCGGCCCGACGCCCCGGTGCCGGAGCCCGCCCACGGGCACGGCGAGCTGATCATGGTGGTCGAGGACGACGACTTCGTCCGGGACCTGGTGACCCGGATCCTGAAGGACAACGGGTACCGGGCCATCGCGCTCGGCGACGTCTCGCTGGCCGACCTCGACCTGCACGACGTCGCGCTCCTGGTCACCGACGTGGTGCTGCGCGGCCGTTCCGGCCCGGCGCTCGCCGGTCGCCTGCGGGCCCGCCGGCCCGACCTGCGGGTGCTGTTCATGTCCGGGTACAGCGACGCCGAGGTGCGCCGGGAGCACGGCATCGACCCGGAGATCCGGATCGTGCAGAAGCCGTTCACCGCCGTGGAACTGCTCGCCGGAGTGGGCGAGGCGCTCTCCACCGTGCCGGCAGGCCATCACGCTCAGGGGAGCTGACCGCCACGCGATGTTGACATTGATGGTGGCGGCGGGTGTACTTCGTGGCGACGCGGGCCCGGTCGATGTTGATCACTGTCGTCCTGTCCGCGCTGTGGGAACGTGCACAGACGGGAAGGCAGGTATCACTGTGCCGCTCAGCCCGGCCGAGATCAGCAGTGTCACGTTCCGGCGGCCACCCGTCGGCACGCAGGGTTACCACCCGGGCGAGGTCGACGCGTTCCTCGGGGACGTGGCGGGCGAGATCCGGCGACTGGAGCAGGAGAACCGGGCGCTCAGCGAGCAGCTCACCCCGCACGACCTCGCCGAGCGGGTCCGCCGGCTGGAGCTGGAATGCCTGGACGTCCAGGAACACGTCAAGATGCTGGAGGCCGAGCTCGAGAGGTGGCGCCGGCCGGTCGAGCCCCGGCCGGTCGACACCCGGATGCTGGAGCTCGCCCAGCGCAACGCCGACGATTACGTGGCCGAGGCCCGGCAGCAGGCCGAGACCGTGCTGACCCAGGCCACCACCAAGGCCGACCAGCTGATCAGCGAGGCCCAGCTGCGCGCCTCCACCATCGTGGCCGACGCGCGGCACGCGCACGCCGAGGTGGTCGCCGGGCTGGAGGCGAAACGGGCCGCCGCGCTGGACGAGATCAACGAGTTGCGCGCCGAGGTGGAGCGGCAGCGGGCTGCTCTCGCCGGAGACATGACCGAACGGCTCGCGGAGTTCACCGGCTGAGCGAGGCCGGTCAGAGCGGGAGCGGGTCGATGTCGCCGTCGGCCCGCACGCCGGCGGCGGCCGCGATGGTGGCCGGATGGCCGGCGCCGAGGGACTCGCGGAACCTGTCCATGGTGTCCTCGAACAGAATGCCCGCCTCGGCGTCCCGGCCCAGGCCGCGCAGGTCGGCCGCCAGGTTGACCCCGCCGGCCAGCGTGGTCGGGTGGGTCGGGCCGAGCACCTCCCGGCACCGGTCGAAACTCGCCCTGTCCAGCTCGTGCGCCTGCTCGACGTCGCCGAGTGCGAAGTGGTCGCCGGCCAGGTTGATCCGCGCCGTGAGGACCAGCGGGTGCCCGGCACCGAGCCGGTCGGTCAGTGCCCGTACCGCCTGCTCGTTCAACGCCCGGGCCTCCTCGGAGCGGTCCAGCAACCGCAGCGTCACGGCCAGGTCGGACCGGGCACCGGCGGTGTGCGGGTGGTCGTCGCCATAGAGCGCCTGGAGCCCGTTCACCGCCTGCACGCCGTTCTCCCGGGCCGCGGCCAGGTCGCCGGTGACCCGCTGGTCGATCGAGACGGCGAGCAGCGCCAGGACGGTGTCCGGGTGCCGGGTGCCGTACCTGTTCCGGAACCGCCGATAGACGTCGCCGGACAGTTCCAGGGCCTCCGGGTGGAGGCCGGCCCTGCGCCGGAGGCAGGCCAGATGGTGATTCTGTCGCAGCAGGTCGGGATGGTCGTCGTAGTGCAGCAGCCGGCGGGCGGTGGCGACCACGGATTCCTGGTCGGCGTGCGCCGTCACGTAGTCGCCGAGTTCCCGGCGGTCCAGGTTGATGCCGCCCCGGGTGAGCAAGCTGTCCGAGTGGTCGGTTCCGTAGATCTGCACGAGATGGTGGTACGTCTGGTGGTCCAGCTGGAGCGCGCGGCCGGACATGCCGGACAGCCGCAAGCTCACCGCCAGGTGGCGTGCCGCTCGCAGGGTGAACGGAACGTCCGGCCCGAAGTTCCGCACGGCCCTGTCGTACACGGTCCGGGACAGCTCGAGGGCACCACCGAAGTCGCCGGTCACCCAGTGGTCGGCGGCCACGCTGCCGAGCGCCAGGAGAGTGTGTTCGTCGTCCCCGCCGAGCGCGCCGAGGCAGAACTCCAGCGTGCGGGCGTTCAGTTCCCGCGCCGCGGCGTAATCGCCGACCACGAAGTGCATGGCGCCCAGCCACTGGGCCATCCGCAGGCTGTCCGGGTGCTCCTCGTCGCCGGCGGCGGTCCATGCGGTGTAGGCCCGCTGGGCGAGAGCGCGCGCCTCGGCGTGCTCACCCCACCGCCACAGGTAGACGGACTCGTTCCGGATCAGATCGCGGACCAGCTCATCGAGGCACTCCTCGGCGCCGGACGCGACGACGTGCGGATAGAGCTCGGCGTACCGGAACCAGTGGTCGGCGTCGTCCGGCTGGCTCGGGTCGTTGCCGGCGAGCAGCAGGTGGGCGGCGTGCCGCATACCGTCCCGGGTCTGCGGATCCATCCGGTGGACGAGCATCCGCTGCATCAGGCGGTGCATCTGGAACGAGCCGGTCCGGTGGTCGATGCGGGCCAGCCCCAGCTTGCCGATGATCCTGATCGCCCGATCGCGCCGGGCACTGTTGCGCATCAGCTGGTCGAACTCAGGGTCGATGTGCAGACCTCGCGGCTTGGCGAGCAGGACCCGGCTGATCGGCTCGGGCGCCAAGAAGGCACAGACCTGGAGCAGCCGCAGCGCGGACGGTTCCCGGTCGTGCAGCCCGTCGAGCGTCACGGTCCAGGCCGCGGCGACCTCGGCCGGGAAGTCGCGTAGGTCGTCGGCCGGGGTCGCCTCGGCGAGCCGCTGCCGGCACTCCCGGAGCTGCGCCAGGTACTCCGGCAGAGTCAGGTCCGTCTCGGCGCGCCAGGTGGCCGCCGCCTCGATCGCCAGCGGCAGGTCGCCGAGGGCCGCGGCCAGCTGATCGGCCTCCGGGCCGGGCAGCTCCGGGTCGCGGCGGCGGATCAGCTCGATGCTCTCCTGCCGTTCGAAGACGTCGACCGGCAGCGTATGGGCGAGCGCGCGCCAGTCCGGGTTCCGTGAGGTCACCACGATGCTGCCCGGTCCACCTGTCGGGAAGAAGCGAGTGACCTCGGCGGGATCCGCCGCGTTGTCGAAGATCAAGAGCCAGTTGGCATATCGCCGGCCCTTGCTCAGGTGGTCCAGGACCGCGGGCACGGCGGTGTTCGCGGTCGAGGGCACCGCGAGATCGAGGCGCCCGGCCAGCTCGGCGAGCGCCGCCTGGATCTGGGCGGGCCGCTCGGCGGGGATCCACCAGATCAGGTCGAAGTCCTGCTGGTGCCGGTAGACGTACTCGATCACGAGCTGGGACTTGCCCACCCCACCGGCGCCGTGCAGCGCCTCCGGCAGCACCACCGTGGTGCCCGCCCCCAGCCGCTGATGCAACGCGTCCAGGAGCTCGCGGCGGCCGGTGAAGCCGGGATTGCGGAGGGGGAGGCCGCCGACCACGGCGGGCAGCCGGGGATCGTGGGCCGGTGTCGTCCGCGGACTGTCCGTGGTGACCGGCACGAGCTCGTGGCCGGAGGAACCCTGCGAAGGAAGCATCTCGGACATGGCGCACTCCATTCGCCCATCGGGCAGAGCGGTGTCAGGGGGAGCCTGCGCTTGCGGTGCGGTTCGACCCGTTTACGGTACGCCCGGAGCGCCGCCCACCAGCCGTACCGAAAACCGGCCCGCGTCTGCCGAAGCGGACCTCACGCGGACTCGCGGGCCTGAACCGCGTGCTGTGCCTGCCGGACCGTGCCCGCGGTCCGCAGGTCGGCGATCCGGGTCTCCGGCATCGTGGCCGTGTAGTGCCGGACGTTGCTGCCCCCGGAGTGCTTGGCGGCATACATCGCGATGTCGGCCCGGCGCAGCAGCTCCCCCTCACCGACCTCCGCGCCGTCCCCGCCGGCGATGCCGATGCTGGCCCGGACCGGCAGGTCGTGCCCCTCGGCCCGGACCGGTACGGCGAGCGCCGCGACCATCCGGCCGGCGACCTCGACCGCCTCCTGGGCGTCGAGGCCGGGCATCAGCACCACGAACTCGTCACCGCCCAGCCGGGCCACCGTGTCACCCGCCCGGACGCAGCTGGTCAGGCGCTTCGCGGTGGTGGTGAGCAGCACGTCGCCGGCGCCGTGGCCGAGCGTGTCGTTGACCGCCTTGAAGCCGTCCAGGTCGATCAGCGCGACGCTGACCGGCCACCGCTCGGCGAGCGCGGTCGCCATCCGGGCGGTGAACAGCGCCCGGTTCGGCAGGCCGGTCAGCGCGTCGTGCGTCGCGGCGTGGTCGAGGCGGGCGACCAGCTCGGTGTTCTCACGCATCGCGGTGATCTGCCGCCACATCACCACCGCGGTCAGCAGCACGGCGGCCAGCACCACCGCCCGCCCCGCCGGGTACGGCCAGCAGGTCACCACCAGCAACCCGTCCACCGCGACGACCGCCAGGTAGGGCAGCACGCTGAACGGCCGGCGGTTCCGGGCCGGGCCGGCCGCCGCCACCGGGCAGCTGCGCAGCTGGGCCTCGGCCGCCGCGGTCGCGCAGATCATGATGATCGAGACGCCGACCGGGCCCAGGTTGAGGTCCGGGCGGCTGCCGAGGAACTGCTGAAGCGTGCCGATCAGCGCCCCGCCGAGCAGCCCGAGCGCGAACAGCCGCAGGGCGACCGGGTCGATGTACCGGTGCCCGGCCAGCGCCACCTTGGCGACCGCGAAGACCGTGACCAGCATCAGCACCGTGGTGAAGCCGACCAGGACGGGGGAGCCGGTCGGCAGGAACTGCCAGAGGAAGATGGCCGCGGCGAGCAGCACGGTGCCGGCGTCCAGGCCGATCCGCAGCCGGTCGCCGGCGCCCGAGGAGCCCATCGGCAGCCGGAACATGCCGGACATCAGCGCCACCACACAGCCGGCGTATGCCGCCACGGTCCCCGGCGACATGGCCTGGGTGGGCGCCGGGCCGCCGAGGGCGTCGATCGCGTTGAGCACGCTGCCGATCCCGGCGAGCGCGGAGCAGACGGCCAGGTGGGCCCAGAACATCCGGGTCGCGCGCGGGAAGCCGGTGGTCCGGGCGATCCGGGTGGCCAGCACGACCGGGATGAGCGTGGCCGGCGGCGCGGCCAGCCACAGCAGCACGCCCGGGTCGGCCGGGGCGGCCAGGGCCACGACGAGGACGGCGATGGCGAACACCGCCAGCGCGATGGAGGCCAGCACCGAACGGGGTGCCCGCCGGAGGCTGGTAATCACGACGGTCAGTTCGCCCGATCAGCGAGACATCTGAGGATTTACGCAGTTGTCGGCGAGCCTCAGTATGGAGCCCATGAGAACCCGCTTCGCCGTCGTCGCCGTGATGTCCGCGCTGGTCGTGGCCCTGCCATCGGCCGCGCTGGCCGACCCGGTGTACCCCGATCCGGTCGGCCGCTGCGTCGACGAGGTGGGTGTGCTCGGCGACGAGCTGTGCTCCGAGGTCACCACCATCCTGCGCGCCGATGAGAAGGCGACCACCGACGAGATCGCCGTCGCGGTGATCGACAGCACCGATGGCGTGAGCATCGAGGAGTACAGCACCCACCTGTTCAACGAGTGGGGCGTCGGCGACGCGGCGAAGGACAACGGGGTGCTGCTGGTGGTCGCCGTCGGGGACCGGCAGGCCCGGCTGGAGACCGGCGACGGCATGGTGAAACGGCTCCCGGACAAGGCGGCCGGGACGATCGTGCACGACGTGATCGTGCCGAAGATGGCCGCCGAGGAGTACGCCGACGGCATCCTGACCGGCCTCGACGCGATCCGTCGCAAGATCGGCCACAAGATCCCGGCCGGGGCGGCGCTGGCCGGTCTGGCCACCGAGGCGCCCACCCTCGAGGACACCGACACCGACACCGATGCCGACACCTACATCGACTCCGGCACCGGCGGCATCGACCTTGCCAACGAGGGGACGGAGGAGGACAGCGGCTGGACCGTCTGGCCGATCGTCCTCCTGGTCGTCGGTGTCGGGGTGGTGCTGGTCGCCTGGGTGCGGCGCATGTCCGGGCACGGCGGCTGGACGAGCGGGTCGTCCGGCACCCACCACCACGGCTTCACGTCGCACCACCACAGCTCCACGTCGCACGACTCCGGCAGCTCCGGTTGGACCGGGTCGTCGGGCTCGTCGGGCTCCGACTTCGGGGGCGGCTCCTCCAGCGGGGGCGGCTCCTCGGGCAGCTGGTGACGGGTGTGGTTACCGTGGGGCGATGCGAGATCATGAAGTGACGCTGCCGGACGGCGGGACGCCCTACGCCGTCGCGGCCGGGCCGGACGGCGAGATCTGGACGACGCTGCTGGCCCCGGCCTCGCTGCTCTGCTTGCGGGACGGCGCGGTGGTGCGGAGTCATTCACTGCCCGAGGGCGTCCGGCCGATGCTGGCCGCGGTGGCCGCCGACGGGACCGTCTGGCACACCCGCACCGACGATCGGATCGGGCGGCTGACGACCGGTGGGGACGAGACGGTGTTCGCGCTTCCGGCCGGCTCGGCGCCGTACGGGGTGGCTGTGGCGCCGGACGGCGCGGTCTGGTTCAGCGCACCCGGCGCCGAGCGGATCGGCTGTGTCACCGCGGACGGCGAGGTCCGCCTGGTCGAGCTGCCGGTGCCGGACGCCCGGGCGGCGATGATCACGGCGAGCGCGGACGGCGTGGTGTGGGTGGCGTTCAACGGGGCCGGGGCGCTGGGGCGCTATGACGGCGAGCGGTTCGACGTCGTCGAGCTGGGTGCCGGGTCCGCGCCGGTCGGCGTCGCCGCCGGCGGCGACGGGATCTGGTTCGCCGACATCGCCCGCGGTGCGGTGGGCCGGGTCCGCAGTGACGGTACGACCGAACTCGTCTCCCTCGGCGACCCGCAGTCCCGCCCGCACGCCGTCGCACCCGACCCGGCCGGGGGCTGCTGGGCCACCCTGTGGGGTACCAACGAGGTGGCCCGTGTCGCGCCCGGGGGAGCGGTCACC
Above is a genomic segment from Actinoplanes ianthinogenes containing:
- a CDS encoding virginiamycin B lyase family protein, giving the protein MRDHEVTLPDGGTPYAVAAGPDGEIWTTLLAPASLLCLRDGAVVRSHSLPEGVRPMLAAVAADGTVWHTRTDDRIGRLTTGGDETVFALPAGSAPYGVAVAPDGAVWFSAPGAERIGCVTADGEVRLVELPVPDARAAMITASADGVVWVAFNGAGALGRYDGERFDVVELGAGSAPVGVAAGGDGIWFADIARGAVGRVRSDGTTELVSLGDPQSRPHAVAPDPAGGCWATLWGTNEVARVAPGGAVTRHPLPGKEPHGLALSGATVWVAMESGSLVAVSA
- a CDS encoding GGDEF domain-containing protein; amino-acid sequence: MITSLRRAPRSVLASIALAVFAIAVLVVALAAPADPGVLLWLAAPPATLIPVVLATRIARTTGFPRATRMFWAHLAVCSALAGIGSVLNAIDALGGPAPTQAMSPGTVAAYAGCVVALMSGMFRLPMGSSGAGDRLRIGLDAGTVLLAAAIFLWQFLPTGSPVLVGFTTVLMLVTVFAVAKVALAGHRYIDPVALRLFALGLLGGALIGTLQQFLGSRPDLNLGPVGVSIIMICATAAAEAQLRSCPVAAAGPARNRRPFSVLPYLAVVAVDGLLVVTCWPYPAGRAVVLAAVLLTAVVMWRQITAMRENTELVARLDHAATHDALTGLPNRALFTARMATALAERWPVSVALIDLDGFKAVNDTLGHGAGDVLLTTTAKRLTSCVRAGDTVARLGGDEFVVLMPGLDAQEAVEVAGRMVAALAVPVRAEGHDLPVRASIGIAGGDGAEVGEGELLRRADIAMYAAKHSGGSNVRHYTATMPETRIADLRTAGTVRQAQHAVQARESA
- the fxsT gene encoding FxSxx-COOH system tetratricopeptide repeat protein, which codes for MSEMLPSQGSSGHELVPVTTDSPRTTPAHDPRLPAVVGGLPLRNPGFTGRRELLDALHQRLGAGTTVVLPEALHGAGGVGKSQLVIEYVYRHQQDFDLIWWIPAERPAQIQAALAELAGRLDLAVPSTANTAVPAVLDHLSKGRRYANWLLIFDNAADPAEVTRFFPTGGPGSIVVTSRNPDWRALAHTLPVDVFERQESIELIRRRDPELPGPEADQLAAALGDLPLAIEAAATWRAETDLTLPEYLAQLRECRQRLAEATPADDLRDFPAEVAAAWTVTLDGLHDREPSALRLLQVCAFLAPEPISRVLLAKPRGLHIDPEFDQLMRNSARRDRAIRIIGKLGLARIDHRTGSFQMHRLMQRMLVHRMDPQTRDGMRHAAHLLLAGNDPSQPDDADHWFRYAELYPHVVASGAEECLDELVRDLIRNESVYLWRWGEHAEARALAQRAYTAWTAAGDEEHPDSLRMAQWLGAMHFVVGDYAAARELNARTLEFCLGALGGDDEHTLLALGSVAADHWVTGDFGGALELSRTVYDRAVRNFGPDVPFTLRAARHLAVSLRLSGMSGRALQLDHQTYHHLVQIYGTDHSDSLLTRGGINLDRRELGDYVTAHADQESVVATARRLLHYDDHPDLLRQNHHLACLRRRAGLHPEALELSGDVYRRFRNRYGTRHPDTVLALLAVSIDQRVTGDLAAARENGVQAVNGLQALYGDDHPHTAGARSDLAVTLRLLDRSEEARALNEQAVRALTDRLGAGHPLVLTARINLAGDHFALGDVEQAHELDRASFDRCREVLGPTHPTTLAGGVNLAADLRGLGRDAEAGILFEDTMDRFRESLGAGHPATIAAAAGVRADGDIDPLPL
- a CDS encoding ATP-binding protein; the encoded protein is MDTITRRRFLIASGVTGAAAATAVGLKELLATAGDRDPAAKTLVLVTLYGGNDGLNTLIPYGDPAYAAARADLSYEPAELLHLDDHFALNPGLAGLHRLYRDGGLAIVRGVGYPKPDRSHFRSMDIWQTGQPARPESTGWVGRWLDAAGGDPRLAVSFEPVLPPLLAGATSAGATVPGGELKLPGGITAAQVTALGAAAPGESPAAARAAACFADLVRVQDLMDRVAEGTPEEETEDDDAPATATGGGAPHADFLADEVTGGAADDLSRIRNAADRAKSLTGQLLLFAKREPTQVEIVDLNQVVIEADELLSRTIGENIRLVSRPAAGSMPVRANRGRLDQILLNLVINARDAMPDGGVVVVETDCVETEGIVFARLTVSDTGTGMTAEVRDRLFEPFFTTKPADRGTGLGLSTVYGIVGEANGHIGVESAPGVGTTFRILLPSAAAPVRRPDAPVPEPAHGHGELIMVVEDDDFVRDLVTRILKDNGYRAIALGDVSLADLDLHDVALLVTDVVLRGRSGPALAGRLRARRPDLRVLFMSGYSDAEVRREHGIDPEIRIVQKPFTAVELLAGVGEALSTVPAGHHAQGS
- a CDS encoding DivIVA domain-containing protein, with amino-acid sequence MPLSPAEISSVTFRRPPVGTQGYHPGEVDAFLGDVAGEIRRLEQENRALSEQLTPHDLAERVRRLELECLDVQEHVKMLEAELERWRRPVEPRPVDTRMLELAQRNADDYVAEARQQAETVLTQATTKADQLISEAQLRASTIVADARHAHAEVVAGLEAKRAAALDEINELRAEVERQRAALAGDMTERLAEFTG
- a CDS encoding TPM domain-containing protein, translating into MRTRFAVVAVMSALVVALPSAALADPVYPDPVGRCVDEVGVLGDELCSEVTTILRADEKATTDEIAVAVIDSTDGVSIEEYSTHLFNEWGVGDAAKDNGVLLVVAVGDRQARLETGDGMVKRLPDKAAGTIVHDVIVPKMAAEEYADGILTGLDAIRRKIGHKIPAGAALAGLATEAPTLEDTDTDTDADTYIDSGTGGIDLANEGTEEDSGWTVWPIVLLVVGVGVVLVAWVRRMSGHGGWTSGSSGTHHHGFTSHHHSSTSHDSGSSGWTGSSGSSGSDFGGGSSSGGGSSGSW